A stretch of the Aegilops tauschii subsp. strangulata cultivar AL8/78 chromosome 4, Aet v6.0, whole genome shotgun sequence genome encodes the following:
- the LOC109755186 gene encoding 4-coumarate--CoA ligase-like 7, which translates to MSSAHGGAMDARSGYCTTTKSFRSLRPPLPLPPADVPLTFPAFALSLLPSPLPAHPALLDAATGDAVSYPAFLSQARALAAALRSRALPLPLGRGDVAFVLAPSRLDVPVLYFALLAVGAAVSPANPALTAAEVSRLVSLSGASVAFAVSSTAAKLPAGLPTVLLDSPHFRSLLHCNQGDNESSAPLDAGAVRQSATATIQYSSGTSGRVKAVALSHRSLIATGAGLHAHHVKSRKGVERNLMSAPMFHSMGFSSVLNGLAQGRTMVVMTDAAARAGLRGMLEAAERWEVTEITAAPPMVLAITRDRYRLKSLVRVVCGGAPLPTPVAEQFRRRFPHVDLRTGYGSTEAGAVSLMVDRDECSHVGSAGRINHNVEAKIVDIVTGEPLSVGQKGELCLRGPSIMTGYVGDDEANAAAFDSEGWLKTGDLCYIDQDGFLFVVDRLKELIKYKAYQVAPVELELILQSLPEIFDAAVMPYPHEEAGEIPMALVVRQPGSKITEAQIMEHVAKQVAPYKKVRKVLFIDSIPRSPAGKILRRQLSSHLSRL; encoded by the exons ATGTCCAGCGCCCACGGCGGAGCCATGGACGCCCGCAGCGGCTACTGCACAACAACCAAGTCATTCCGCAGCCTCcgcccgccgctgccgctgccgccggcGGACGTCCCACTCACATTCCCGGCCTTCGCGCTGTCGCTGCTGCCGTCCCCTCTCCCCGCCCACCCCGCGCTCCTCGACGCCGCCACCGGCGACGCCGTCTCCTACCCGGCGTTCCTGTCCCAGGCGCGCGCGCTCGCGGCCGCCCTGCGCTCGCGCGCGCTCCCGCTCCCGCTCGGCCGCGGCGACGTGGCCTTCGTCCTCGCCCCCTCGCGGCTCGACGTGCCCGTGCTCTACTTCGCGCTCCTCGCCGTCGGCGCGGCCGTGTCCCCGGCCAACCCGGCCCTCACCGCCGCCGAGGTGTcccgcctcgtctccctctccggcGCGTCCGTCGCCTTCGCGGTCTCCTCCACCGCCGCCAAGCTGCCCGCCGGCCTCCCCACCGTCCTCCTCGACTCCCCGCACTTCCGCTCCCTCCTGCACTGCAACCAAGGGGATAACGAGTCGTCGGCACCGCTCGACGCCGGTGCGGTGCGCCAGTCCGCGACAGCGACCATCCAGTACTCCTCCGGCACGTCGGGGCGGGTGAAGGCGGTGGCGCTGTCGCACCGGAGCCTCATAGCAACGGGGGCGGGGCTGCACGCCCACCACGTGAAGTCGAGGAAGGGCGTCGAGAGGAATCTGATGAGTGCTCCCATGTTCCACTCCATGGGTTTCTCGTCCGTGCTGAACGGGCTGGCGCAGGGGCGTACGATGGTCGTGATGACGGACGCGGCCGCGCGGGCGGGGTTGAGGGGGATGCTGGAGGCGGCGGAGCGGTGGGAGGTCACGGAGATAACGGCGGCGCCTCCCATGGTGCTGGCGATAACCAGAGACAGGTACCGGCTGAAGAGCCTGGTGCGGGTGGTCTGCGGCGGAGCCCCTCTGCCGACGCCGGTGGCGGAGCAGTTCCGTCGGCGCTTCCCTCACGTGGATCTACGCACG GGTTATGGCTCAACAGAGGCTGGGGCCGTATCCTTGATGGTCGACCGGGACGAGTGCTCCCACGTAGGCTCCGCCGGCCGCATCAACCACAACGTCGAGGCGAAGATCGTCGACATCGTCACCGGCGAGCCCTTGTCCGTCGGGCAGAAAGGGGAGCTGTGTTTGAGAGGTCCTTCCATCATGACAG GTTACGTAGGCGACGATGAGGCGAACGCAGCCGCTTTCGATTCGGAAGGCTGGTTGAAGACCGGCGACCTTTGCTACATTGATCAGGATGGGTTTCTGTTCGTGGTTGATAGGCTCAAGGAGCTCATCAAGTACAAGGCCTATCAG GTCGCGCCTGTAGAGCTGGAGCTTATCCTGCAATCGTTGCCAGAAATTTTTGATGCTGCAGTTATGCC ATATCCTCACGAAGAGGCGGGAGAGATACCCATGGCGCTGGTGGTGAGGCAACCCGGGAGCAAGATCACTGAGGCACAAATCATGGAGCACGTGGCGAAGCAGGTGGCGCCGTACAAGAAGGTCCGCAAGGTGCTCTTCATCGACTCCATACCCAGATCGCCGGCCGGGAAGATCTTGAGAAGGCAGTTGTCGAGCCATCTGTCCAGACTGTGA